The following are encoded together in the Cyanobacterium aponinum PCC 10605 genome:
- a CDS encoding DUF6930 domain-containing protein gives MTSLPESTLTRLQRIPQVPSVWEGDRLPILGMMDNLEPEIAENSDCIIWLDGSEGFVRSMDIVRATIGPEAVVRALLKAMENPHNPAQPARPQKIIVKDRELQFFLRGVLQDLDIKVDYQPELPLLDELWVNFQNNKPQSNTHISRKLISALEDVALSLIWKQQPWQFLSEEEIIRIDINQWNIDSLYACVMGMLGQEFGIILYRSLDSLKSFRQRVIDLSESEEEGELESTFLQQDCWFLNFNEEEIETSSFQWHKRDNDVSAIFGSIHPYEGIRSLKEEEEIYPIYVALKSLGLFIQDNEEFLILDEVDLLKNEYIIDLPLEDDSIKVSVSTMPELTEELESAFDDDDDDDYLYDDDDEDEDEDFPIYDDLIPAGTLVSFLEIEGDFLRFFDDKSFSCIHKDAGCTVLPEGIASIQKKVSDQGFPAIILQTTRPKAKELINNLQEEEGVLQITFGQGYDPYEDESYELGILETGDNNHYIFAQFPQYSGQKGEKNWSLIIENWIKKVAQFDGYCGILIAMGSTGASRGNPQPKDLLHLFYCRFTSAESLGLKRLIMSLE, from the coding sequence ATGACATCTTTACCAGAAAGCACATTAACCCGATTACAACGTATTCCTCAAGTTCCCAGTGTGTGGGAGGGCGATCGGCTCCCCATTCTTGGTATGATGGACAATTTAGAACCAGAAATAGCAGAGAATAGCGATTGTATTATTTGGTTAGATGGTTCAGAGGGCTTTGTGCGTTCCATGGATATTGTTAGAGCAACCATTGGACCTGAAGCAGTGGTGAGGGCATTATTAAAAGCAATGGAAAATCCCCACAACCCAGCACAACCGGCACGACCTCAAAAAATTATTGTGAAAGATCGGGAATTACAATTTTTTTTGCGCGGTGTATTACAGGATTTAGATATTAAAGTTGACTATCAACCAGAGTTACCTTTATTAGATGAATTATGGGTTAATTTTCAGAATAATAAACCCCAGTCAAATACCCATATTTCTCGGAAATTAATTTCTGCCTTAGAAGATGTGGCATTATCTTTGATTTGGAAACAGCAACCATGGCAATTTTTGTCAGAAGAAGAAATAATCAGAATTGATATTAATCAATGGAATATTGACAGTCTTTATGCTTGTGTAATGGGAATGTTGGGACAAGAATTTGGTATTATTCTTTATCGTTCCCTTGATTCTTTAAAGAGTTTTCGTCAGAGGGTGATAGATTTAAGCGAATCAGAGGAAGAAGGGGAGTTAGAAAGTACTTTTTTACAACAGGATTGTTGGTTTCTTAACTTTAATGAGGAGGAAATAGAAACATCTTCTTTTCAGTGGCATAAAAGAGATAATGATGTTTCCGCTATTTTTGGTAGTATTCATCCTTATGAGGGTATTCGCTCTTTAAAAGAGGAAGAGGAGATTTACCCTATTTATGTGGCGTTGAAGTCTTTAGGTTTATTTATTCAAGATAATGAGGAGTTTTTAATTCTCGATGAAGTTGACTTATTGAAAAATGAGTATATTATTGATTTGCCTCTTGAGGATGATTCCATTAAAGTTTCTGTTTCTACCATGCCAGAGTTGACGGAGGAGTTAGAAAGCGCTTTTGATGATGATGATGACGATGATTATCTATATGACGATGACGATGAAGATGAAGACGAAGATTTCCCTATTTATGATGATTTAATTCCTGCAGGTACTTTAGTTTCCTTCTTAGAAATTGAAGGAGATTTTCTTCGTTTCTTTGATGATAAGTCTTTTAGTTGTATTCACAAAGATGCGGGTTGCACAGTACTTCCCGAAGGAATCGCATCCATACAAAAAAAAGTTTCTGATCAAGGTTTTCCCGCCATAATTTTACAAACAACCAGACCAAAAGCGAAAGAATTAATCAATAATCTTCAAGAAGAAGAAGGTGTTTTGCAAATAACATTTGGACAAGGTTATGATCCCTACGAAGATGAAAGTTATGAATTAGGTATATTAGAAACAGGAGACAATAACCATTATATTTTTGCACAATTTCCTCAATATAGCGGTCAAAAAGGAGAAAAAAATTGGTCTTTGATTATTGAAAATTGGATCAAAAAAGTAGCTCAATTTGACGGCTATTGCGGTATTCTAATTGCTATGGGTTCAACTGGTGCTTCTCGTGGCAATCCTCAACCAAAAGACTTATTACACTTATTCTATTGTCGTTTCACTTCAGCAGAATCCCTCGGTTTAAAAAGACTAATCATGTCTCTTGAATAA
- the cimA gene encoding citramalate synthase, whose product MREKKIWLYDTTLRDGAQREGISLSLTDKIKIVHKLDEMGIPFIEGGWPGANPKDVQFFWQLKETPLKQAQIVAFCSTRRPHQSCDNDPMLKAILAANTHWVTIFGKSWDLHVTEGLKTSLEENLAMIEETVAFLVSQGRKVIYDAEHWFDGYQANPDYAIATLKSAIKGGAKWLVFCDTNGGTLPHEISRIVSEVVSKLNLNLEEEEGVKLGIHTHNDSGTAVANAIASVLEGVTMVQGTINGYGERCGNANLCTLIPNLQLKLGYQCLEKEDLTQLAPNSRYISEIVNLAPDDHAPFVGKSAFAHKGGIHVSAVAKNPLTYEHIEPELVGNERKIVISDQAGLSNVIAKAKSLGITLDKNDPTCREILQKLKNLEHQGYQFEGAEASFELLILSALKQRKKLFSIKGFQVHCDILASEKNNCSNALATIKVLVDEKELLEVAEGNGPVSALDHALRKALVQFYPEIGQFHLTDYKVRILDSTAGTDAKTRVLVESSNGESRWTTVGVSTNIIDASYQAVVEGIEYGILLTKAEISPISVGN is encoded by the coding sequence ATGAGAGAGAAAAAAATCTGGTTGTATGACACAACTTTAAGGGATGGAGCGCAAAGGGAGGGTATATCTTTATCATTAACAGACAAAATTAAAATAGTTCACAAACTTGATGAAATGGGGATTCCCTTCATTGAGGGAGGATGGCCCGGAGCGAATCCTAAGGATGTTCAGTTTTTCTGGCAGTTAAAAGAAACTCCTCTTAAACAAGCTCAGATAGTAGCTTTTTGCTCCACTCGTCGCCCCCATCAATCTTGTGACAACGATCCGATGCTTAAGGCTATTTTAGCGGCAAATACTCACTGGGTGACAATTTTTGGTAAGTCTTGGGATTTACACGTTACCGAGGGCTTAAAAACTAGTCTTGAAGAAAATCTTGCCATGATTGAAGAAACTGTTGCTTTTCTTGTGTCTCAGGGAAGAAAGGTAATTTATGATGCTGAGCATTGGTTCGATGGTTATCAAGCTAATCCAGATTATGCGATCGCAACTTTAAAATCTGCCATAAAAGGTGGTGCTAAATGGTTAGTTTTCTGCGATACGAATGGTGGCACTTTACCCCATGAAATTAGTCGTATTGTCTCGGAAGTGGTGAGTAAATTAAACCTGAACTTAGAGGAAGAAGAAGGAGTTAAATTAGGTATTCACACTCATAATGATAGCGGTACGGCGGTAGCAAATGCGATCGCATCTGTATTGGAAGGAGTAACGATGGTACAGGGTACTATTAACGGTTATGGCGAAAGGTGTGGTAACGCCAACCTATGTACACTTATTCCCAATTTACAGCTAAAATTAGGCTACCAATGCTTAGAAAAAGAAGATTTAACCCAACTAGCCCCTAATAGTCGTTATATTAGCGAAATCGTTAATTTAGCACCAGATGATCATGCTCCCTTCGTCGGAAAGTCTGCCTTTGCCCATAAAGGAGGAATCCATGTTTCTGCTGTTGCTAAAAATCCTTTAACCTATGAACATATAGAACCTGAATTAGTGGGTAATGAACGTAAAATCGTCATTTCTGATCAAGCTGGTTTAAGTAACGTCATTGCTAAAGCGAAAAGTCTGGGCATCACCCTTGATAAAAATGATCCCACTTGTCGAGAAATCTTGCAAAAATTAAAAAATCTTGAACATCAAGGCTATCAATTTGAAGGGGCAGAAGCAAGTTTTGAATTACTAATTTTATCCGCTTTGAAACAGAGAAAAAAACTGTTTTCCATTAAGGGTTTTCAAGTTCACTGTGATATTTTAGCCTCAGAAAAAAATAATTGTAGTAATGCCCTAGCCACTATTAAAGTTTTAGTGGATGAAAAAGAGTTATTAGAAGTAGCAGAAGGAAATGGCCCTGTGTCTGCCTTGGATCACGCTTTGAGAAAGGCTTTAGTCCAGTTTTATCCCGAAATAGGTCAATTTCATCTAACAGACTACAAAGTGAGGATTCTTGATAGTACAGCAGGAACAGACGCAAAAACAAGAGTATTAGTAGAATCAAGCAATGGGGAAAGCCGATGGACAACGGTAGGAGTGTCCACGAATATTATTGATGCTTCTTATCAGGCTGTGGTCGAGGGCATAGAATATGGTATCTTACTCACTAAAGCGGAAATTAGTCCCATTTCTGTTGGTAATTAG